A part of Drosophila bipectinata strain 14024-0381.07 chromosome 3L, DbipHiC1v2, whole genome shotgun sequence genomic DNA contains:
- the rno gene encoding PHD finger protein rhinoceros — translation MSQRGKRGSQHHHQSHHPPPPQQQRKDVEPQPPPTKRRKGRPPNGATTATIAAAGAITGSVTGPVTGIASSGRVPLLPLNNSKHDGDPEADRETGAGGGGGGGIAAGAASNSKSKSTKLAKSTSKCKSQGASTSSSWQARSVADIKMSSIYNRSSTEAPAELYRKDLISAMKLPDSEPLANYEYLIVTDQWKQEWEKGVQVPVNPDSLPEPCVYVLPEPIVSPAHDFKLPKNRYLRITKDEHYTPELHYLTNVVALAENTCAYDIDPIDEAWLRLYNGDRAQCGAFPINETQFERVIEELEVRCWEQIQVILKQEEGLGIEFDENVICDVCRSPDSEEANEMVFCDNCNICVHQACYGITAIPSGQWLCRTCSMGIKPDCVLCPNKGGAMKSNKSGKHWAHVSCALWIPEVSIGCVDRMEPITKISSIPQSRWSLICVLCRKRVGSCIQCSVKPCKTAYHVTCAFQHGLEMRAIIEEGNAEDGVKLRSYCQKHSMSKGKKDGAGGATSSLASSMHKANKLTSGGGADEGSNACGTSGEDLRRRKNHRKNELTSEERNQARAQRLQEVEAEFDKHVNVNDISCHLFDLDHDAIVAIYNYWKLKRKSRHNRELIPPKSEDVEMIARKQEQQDLENHKLVVHLRQDLERVRNLCYMVSRREKLSRSLFKLREQVFYKQLGVLDEVRQDKQLTQSKEDEKERPSMDLDAIIYANDGPTLYDRFYSSTAEQTVPAQYQDLKYVLEQLMGKLQSGKQANKRGRASQSPNKRKQVAKTSPSKKLNNGALSSRTTSPEKSASAAKTGSAGGSVKGRAAPPGKPPAGRRASKSGAPAGTSTQNKTQSHSNARSSASSRSSSGSSSSGDSSSANGSSSSASSSGSDSGSESGSSSPTSGASRRKSSADSPLKKQSYARSVEQRQKRRQRRQSQAAAGASAASPNTASGSSSSDEEDERRRTGPESDKGFARRGPIHDKSVPNKTQPAKSKPGADATPARRKLSTATRGLAQMDRDVDESLSSDESEELLPLSRDRQRDSNPAANRKMGQHIYSDSENSSSEPEKDPEELTTVESNVSDSQNQQIIRTKAAMKEFVPGTTPSTPLVAASGKAKSGRDAKEPAEGGTSSSNSTKPKTNSNTKLPYPADLLVVPQRQAAKKASENMRSTNLAATLQPDANDRLREPDSNSTSSLSKGKSKDSGSRLVPDPDSKSSLEKGRTKEQPPKAGKASGDPPAERGKRGRPPKVPREPAPDKDKPAASAPTEAKSSAAAAKSNFAVSLVPQRQAAKKAAEQLKSSKPVQDSFSSANETSEKDTAAPVASVPGGVAAAQSSSPVKPTRRTSHKETSITPKEATPNRRRSKEDASSGGKTTSPLKRRLAAPNLSSSSSGDSDSSSSSSSSGSSSSSGSHSDSDSDSPASEAEKPPAKQPVPAGASSTPSVASNMPKRLPRKSVDKPAPSTAAPAAPPTPPPQPPASRTRQNSTTKSPKTSPLKSVGATKEDTVPSTPKTVHRRQASLDAQSEQSAKRATRGSKSRPPSPAQKQSSSPEKSTARRKSRADESPKKVPSLEHEINQRKAASGKLGSALDKLLGKKQQQVNNAAASSPPRKSRTPSPSPTPTRKVTSPEPEKEKPDPEPEKPEPEAEPEPEPIVAAEAGELPMDIDEELTTAPTHTQLSANASKLADIIDDERPPAAPLPASPTPTPTSNDELSEAGSDLSERRRIRWRSRRRRRRRSDEPDEEHTHHTQHLLNEMEMARELEEERKNELLANASKYSASTSSPAVTVIPPDPPEIIELDSNSANSGVDAQPLEQQSLGSAPPLIVQSPAADVATSLQPQQLPPTHQSLMDPLPVPHLTPSMGAASSVPCALEEPIVDAILDMEDSKFNNFASSILNPPNPGQMSLIPTMDRVKSICEEDSIQATRNLLEKLRKTKRKAQDDCCSKEAVDLLPPTPAIPSVFPFHNAADPEDIIHVQKEQQQLQQQQQQQHQQQQQQQQQQSCLYSNSGPNSVASLTIKDSPMTANSGSYANSLTNTPNATPTNATMSNNLGPGSGFQVNFANSQQPPSLSIFLEKSPLQKGSACTLASNGGAGGAVPPGSTPDFVDLAAAVVKNSMTGFRGVTAVPPHTRSGGNNKINDYDENSRMQSPFARIPWNENDLIAERRSSSPSSVSESNDPPPSAAAAAAAASVARNMSSLESCKNFFNSYPSGNGAPANAVPSNAGAPFNHAPLVNGIDSMPMFGNTTAPPQQQRTTPTHPQQRTPNSQYNGGIYPQLAAMMHPQAASTENSPSLYGNGGVGVGPVPAALPPQAQATQYSGTPYSTPTLGLLPVPQQQQPSHPPVAVPVQSTTTPNHQFALTSPVDGKMPVYPGPLMSSCAEAASMMPPTPPVPLPVPVPVAAKDSPNKRNSASGGNSIKKQSHKSPQVPPGKSPGKSPRQPLQPPTPPTPAPVVNLPQVKYDPQTHTLQGKPRQRAPRGSGASGSQGRGRGRGRGRGRGAGASSGIPMTLPPPMADYGSNTHIVNNLVGTPFEFNNYDDDMAGPGVENLQSLRDRRRSFELRTPRGQNKATTTPSTNPLLHPVLPGPVDMRTYNLGFEAQLSTASQEAYQNNLLGAFDSGTADQTLSEFDEEDERQFQSALRATGTGTSPSKQPAVPVAPVVPPSAPNPQPNAANLLLHSTEANQMAPSTVTTSAATHLVEGSLVEASMEATSEEVSIDSDTTILQSKAMISDARSQLKLKIKSPLAYPEHYNSITNSSTLSLTSTLVQSSNAVQATVSTSTVVSASSAVSGNSRRMRKKELLSLYVVQKDNLNDDSSCGLPAASDSVPLENLLRKSEEKEELGGIGNASKRSKKNSSSSRELRALDANSLAGLGEDQLGTIPGAGTSSGDGRRRSACSSGSNNDSGKTGAASSAGKRRGRSKTLESSEDDHQPQKLKIKIRNLAANEPPASSGTGEAQGYSYEMSRLTCPPKKRLTSNFSTPTLEEIKRDSMNYRKKVMQDFDKGEDTSKKEVLALAIGGDPLVMPQPPTKRPKSSKPKKDKKEKKRHKQLILSSSSTIATTMTSTLIENTANTSPGDKPKLILRFGKRKTETTTTTKIASVDQPPAVEAPLRLKIARNSSGGGYIIGAKREEPPPPESESPMTELPMVAPLGETSPSERLMLNSFTPHSQNANASPALLGKDTGTPSPPCLVIDSSKSADVQDSTSLPESGMGLSGGMGVPVSLVGATTPLCVNVGNYENSNNSLPSASGTGSASSNSCNSNSNNNNNGSGGGATSEGGSLLPLKKDCEVR, via the exons ATGTCACAAAGAGGTAAGCGCGGTAGTCAGCATCACCATCAGTCGCACCATCCGCCaccgccgcagcagcagcgcaAGGATGTTGAGCCGCAGCCGCCGCCTACGAAGCGGCGCAAAGGTAGGCCCCCCAACGGGGCGACCACGGCAACCATAGCGGCAGCAGGAGCCATCACTGGATCTGTAACGGGACCTGTGACAGGAATAGCGAGCTCGGGTCGAGTTCCGCTCTTGCCCCTGAACAACAGCAAGCATGACGGCGATCCAGAGGCCGATCGGGAGACGGGAGCAGGaggtggtggaggaggaggaattGCGGCTGGTGCCGCCAGCAATAGCAAATCCAAGTCAACGAAACTTGCCAAGTCGACGAGCAAGTGCAAGTCGCAGGGGGCGAGTACGAGCAGCTCGTGGCAGGCGCGCTCCGTGGCGGACATCAAGATGTCGAGCATCTATAATCGTAGCTCCACGGAAGCACCAGCTGAACTGTATCG CAAGGATCTCATTAGCGCAATGAAATTGCCTGACTCGGAACCGCTGGCCAACTATGAGTATTTAATTGTGACGGACCAATGGAAGCAGGAGTGGGAAAAGGGTGTGCAGGTGCCCGTCAACCCAGACTCCCTACCCGAGCCATGTGTCTACGTTCTGCCTGAGCCAATTGTCTCGCCAGCACACGACTTTAAGCT TCCGAAGAATCGCTATCTGCGCATTACCAAAGATGAGCACTACACGCCGGAGCTGCACTACCTGACGAATGTCGTTGCCTTGGCGGAGAACACTTGTGCCTATGACATAGATCCTATAGACGAGGCCTGGCTGCGGCTCTACAATGGAGATCGAGCCCAGTGCGGTGCTTTTCCCATCAACGAGACTCAGTTCGAGCGAGTTATCGAGGAGCTGGAG GTTCGTTGCTGGGAACAGATTCAGGTCATACTCAAGCAGGAGGAGGGCCTGGGCATAGAGTTCGACGAGAATGTCATCTGCGACGTGTGCCGCTCGCCCGACTCCGAGGAGGCAAACGAAATGGTATTCTGTGATAATTGCAACATCTGCGTTCATCAGGCTTGTTACGGCATTACAGCAATTCCATCGG GCCAATGGCTTTGTCGAACCTGCTCCATGGGCATCAAGCCGGACTGCGTGCTGTGCCCCAATAAGGGCGGTGCCATGAAGTCCAACAAATCGGGAAAACACTGGGCGCACGTCTCATGCGCTCTATGGATTCCGGAGGTCAGCATCGGTTGTGTGGACCGCATGGAACCCATCACGAAAATCTCAAGCATTCCCCAGTCGCGCTGGTCCCTAATCTGCGTCCTCTGTCGCAAGAGAGTGGGCAGTTGCATCCAGTGCTCTGTCAAGCCATGCAAAACAGCCTACCACGTTACGTGCGCCTTCCAGCACGGCCTGGAGATGCGGGCCATCATCGAGGAGGGCAACGCCGAGGATGGCGTTAAGCTGCGCTCCTACTGCCAGAAGCACAGCATGAGCAAGGGCAAGAAGGATGGTGCCGGCGGTGCGACCAGCTCGCTGGCTAGCTCCATGCACAAGGCGAACAAACTGACCTCGGGTGGGGGCGCGGATGAGGGCAGCAATGCGTGCGGAACGTCCGGAGAGGATCTGCGGCGGCGGAAAAATCACAGAAAGAATGAACTGACGTCCGAGGAGCGCAACCAGGCGCGGGCGCAACGTCTGCAGGAGGTGGAGGCCGAGTTCGACAAGCACGTGAACGTGAATGACATCAGTTGCCATCTGTTCGACCTGGACCACGACGCCATCGTCGCCATTTACAACTACTGGAAGCTGAAGCGAAAGTCCCGGCACAACCGCGAGCTGATACCGCCCAAGTCCGAGGACGTGGAGATGATCGCTCGCAAGCAGGAGCAACAGGACCTGGAGAACCACAAGCTGGTGGTGCATCTTCGCCAGGACTTGGAGCGGGTGCGCAACCTCTGCTACATGGTTAGTCGCCGCGAGAAGCTGTCGCGCTCTCTGTTCAAGCTGCGCGAGCAGGTCTTCTACAAGCAGCTGGGAGTGCTGGACGAGGTGCGTCAGGACAAGCAGCTGACACAGTCGAAGGAAGACGAGAAGGAGCGCCCCTCCATGGACCTGGACGCCATTATATATGCCAATGACGGGCCCACGCTGTACGATCGCTTCTACAGCTCGACGGCGGAGCAGACGGTGCCTGCACAGTACCAGGATCTTAAGTACGTTCTGGAGCAGCTGATGGGTAAGCTCCAGAGCGGCAAGCAAGCCAACAAGCGCGGTCGGGCCTCCCAGTCCCCCAACAAGCGGAAGCAGGTGGCGAAGACGTCACCCAGCAAGAAGCTCAACAACGGCGCCCTCAGCTCCCGCACAACCTCCCCCGAGAAGTCCGCTTCGGCGGCCAAAACGGGATCCGCGGGCGGGAGTGTCAAAGGGCGAGCGGCACCACCCGGGAAGCCGCCTGCCGGGAGGCGTGCCTCAAAGAGCGGGGCGCCGGCGGGGACGTCGACCCAAAACAAAACCCAATCCCACTCCAATGCCCGGAGCAGTGCGTCCTCCCGTTCGTCTAGCGGCAGTTCGTCATCGGGTGATTCCAGTTCGGCGAACGGAAGCAGCAGTTCCGCCAGCTCCTCCGGCAGCGATTCCGGAAGCGAGAGCGGAAGCTCCAGTCCCACAAGCGGAGCCTCGCGACGGAAGTCCTCTGCGGACAGTCCCCTCAAGAAGCAGAGCTACGCCCGATCCGTGGAACAGCGGCAGAAGCGGCGTCAACGACGCCAGAGTCAAGCCGCTGCGGGTGCGTCTGCTGCGTCTCCGAATACGGCCTCGGGAAGCAGTTCCAGCGACGAGGAGGACGAGCGGCGAAGAACCGGACCAGAGTCGGACAAAGGCTTCGCGCGACGTGGCCCCATCCATGACAAGTCAGTACCTAACAAGACCCAGCCCGCCAAATCAAAGCCAGGAGCCGATGCCACGCCAGCGAGAAGAAAACTGTCCACAGCGACGCGGGGCCTGGCCCAAATGGACCGGGACGTCGATGAGAGTCTGTCGAGCGACGAAAGTGAGGAGCTGCTGCCTCTGAGCAGAGACCGGCAGCGGGACTCCAATCCGGCAGCCAACCGAAAGATGGGCCAGCACATCTATTCCGACTCGGAGAATAGCTCCTCCGAACCAGAGAAGGACCCGGAGGAGCTAACCACCGTGGAGAGCAATGTAAGTGACTCGCAGAACCAGCAGATTATCAGGACGAAGGCGGCCATGAAGGAGTTCGTGCCCGGGACGACACCGAGCACGCCCCTTGTGGCGGCGTCCGGCAAGGCGAAGTCTGGGCGGGACGCGAAGGAGCCAGCGGAGGGAGGGACGAGTTCCAGCAACAGCACAAAGCCAAAAACCAACTCCAATACCAAGTTGCCATATCCGGCGGATCTCCTGGTGGTGCCGCAACGGCAGGCCGCCAAGAAGGCATCTGAGAACATGCGTTCCACGAATCTCGCCGCCACGCTCCAGCCCGATGCCAACGACCGGTTGCGGGAACCGGACTCCAACTCCACCTCGTCACTCAGCAAGGGCAAGTCGAAGGATTCCGGCTCGCGGTTAGTGCCGGATCCTGACTCCAAATCTAGTCTCGAAAAGGGTCGCACCAAGGAACAGCCTCCGAAGGCCGGCAAGGCCTCTGGAGATCCACCTGCGGAGCGCGGCAAGCGCGGAAGACCGCCCAAGGTGCCGAGGGAACCGGCACCTGATAAGGATAAACCTGCTGCTTCTGCGCCCACCGAAGCGAAGTCctcggctgctgctgccaagTCAAACTTTGCGGTCTCCCTGGTTCCCCAGCGGCAGGCTGCCAAGAAGGCGGCGGAGCAGCTGAAGAGCAGCAAGCCTGTCCAGGATAGCTTCTCATCCGCTAACGAGACCTCGGAGAAGGATACCGCGGCGCCGGTGGCGTCTGTACCAGGAGGAGTAGCGGCGGCGCAGAGCTCGTCGCCGGTCAAGCCAACCAGACGAACCTCACATAAGGAGACTTCCATCACGCCGAAGGAAGCGACCCCCAATAGGCGAAGGTCGAAGGAGGACGCGTCCTCTGGTGGCAAGACGACGAGTCCGCTGAAGCGTCGCCTTGCCGCACCGAATctctccagctccagctccggcGACAGCGACAGTTCCAGTTCCTCGAGCAGCTCCGGCAGCAGCTCTAGCAGCGGCAGCCACAGCGACTCCGACAGCGATTCGCCGGCTAGTGAAGCGGAGAAGCCGCCAGCGAAGCAGCCAGTGCCGGCTGGTGCCTCTTCCACCCCATCAGTCGCCTCCAATATGCCAAAGCGTTTGCCCCGCAAGTCCGTCGACAAGCCAGCACCCTCGACGGCGGCACCAGCAGCGCCTCCCACGCCTCCTCCCCAGCCACCCGCGTCCCGGACCCGCCAGAACTCTACCACCAAATCGCCAAAGACATCTCCTCTGAAGTCAGTGGGAGCGACCAAGGAGGATACAGTACCCAGCACGCCGAAGACGGTGCACAGGCGCCAGGCATCCTTGGACGCCCAGTCGGAGCAGTCTGCCAAGAGGGCGACACGCGGCTCCAAGTCGCGTCCTCCCTCGCCGGCACAGAAGCAGTCCAGCTCCCCGGAGAAGTCCACCGCGCGACGCAAGTCCCGGGCCGACGAGTCTCCGAAGAAGGTGCCCAGCTTGGAGCACGAGATCAACCAAAGGAAGGCTGCCAGTGGTAAGCTGGGCAGCGCCCTGGACAAGCTCCTGGggaagaagcagcagcaggtcAACAACGCTGCCGCCAGCTCGCCACCTCGAAAGTCCCGAACGCCCTCTCCATCCCCGACGCCAACCCGGAAGGTAACCAGCCCAGAACCGGAGAAGGAGAAGCCCGACCCGGAGCCCGAGAAGCCGGAGCCGGAAGcggagccagagccagagccgaTAGTAGCGGCCGAGGCCGGCGAACTGCCCATGGACATTGATGAGGAGCTAACCACCGCTCCGACGCACACGCAGCTGTCGGCGAACGCCAGCAAGCTGGCGGACATCATCGACGATGAGCGACCGCCCGCTGCCCCACTTCCCGCCTCACCCACTCCCACACCCACCTCGAACGATGAGCTGTCCGAAGCTGGCAGCGACCTGAGCGAACGGCGGCGCATCCGATGGCGCTCCAGGCGGCGGAGAAGGAGACGAAGCGACGAGCCGGACGAGGAGCACACGCATCACACCCAGCACCTGCTTAACGAGATGGAGATGGCCCGTGAGCTGGAGGAGGAGCGGAAGAACGAGCTGTTGGCCAACGCCAGCAAGTACTCCGCCTCCACGTCCTCTCCTGCGGTGACGGTCATTCCGCCCGATCCACCGGAGATTATAGAACTGGACTCCAACTCGGCCAACTCAGGAGTGGATGCACAGCCGCTGGAGCAGCAGTCCTTGGGATCCGCACCACCGCTCATTGTACAGTCACCCGCGGCCGATGTGGCGACTAGTTTGCAGCCCCAGCAGCTACCTCCGACCCACCAGTCCCTCATGGACCCGCTGCCAGTGCCACACCTGACTCCCTCCATGGGAGCGGCGTCATCGGTTCCGTGTGCCCTGGAGGAGCCGATTGTGGACGCGATTCTGGACATGGAGGACAGCAAGTTCAACAACTTTGCGTCGAGCATTCTCAATCCCCCGAATCCGGGCCAGATGAGCCTCATCCCGACCATGGACAGGGTGAAGTCGATCTGCGAGGAGGACAGCATCCAAGCCACGCGGAATCTGTTGGAGAAGTTGCGCAAGACCAAGCGGAAGGCGCAGGACGATTGTTGCTCCAAGGAGGCGGTGGACCTGCTGCCCCCCACGCCGGCTATTCCATCAGTGTTTCCCTTCCACAATGCTGCTGACCCGGAGGATATCATCCATGTTcagaaggagcagcagcagcttcaacaacaacaacagcagcagcatcagcaacaacaacaacaacaacaacaacaaagctgTCTGTATAGCAACTCCGGTCCCAATTCGGTGGCGTCGCTGACGATCAAGGACTCGCCCATGACCGCCAACAGCGGCAGCTACGCCAATAGCCTGACGAACACGCCCAACGCCACGCCGACCAACGCCACAATGAGCAACAACCTGGGGCCGGGCAGTGGGTTCCAGGTGAACTTTGCCAACTCCCAGCAACCTCCGTCGCTGAGCATCTTCCTGGAAAAGTCACCCCTCCAGAAGGGATCAGCGTGTACGCTGGCCAGCAACGGAGGGGCCGGTGGCGCAGTGCCGCCCGGATCCACGCCAGACTTTGTGGAtctggcggcggcggtggtgaAGAACAGCATGACCGGCTTCCGAGGAGTGACGGCCGTGCCACCGCATACCCGATCCGGAGGCAACAACAAGATAAACGACTACGATGAGAACAGTCGCATGCAGTCGCCCTTCGCAAGGATTCCGTGGAACGAGAACGACCTCATCGCGGAGAGAAGAAGCAGCTCCCCCAGTTCAGTCTCAGAATCCAATGATCCGCCTCCctcggcagcggcagcagcagccgcggCATCCGTGGCCCGGAACATGTCCTCCCTGGAGTCCTGCAAGAACTTCTTCAACAGCTATCCGAGCGGAAACGGAGCACCCGCCAACGCAGTGCCATCCAATGCCGGAGCGCCCTTCAACCACGCCCCCCTGGTCAACGGAATCGACAGCATGCCCATGTTCGGCAACACCACCGCACCtccgcagcagcagcgcaCCACACCGACTCACCCGCAGCAACGTACTCCGAACAGCCAGTACAACGGAGGCATCTACCCCCAGCTGGCGGCCATGATGCATCCGCAGGCAGCATCCACGGAGAACTCCCCCAGCCTATATGGAAATGGCGGAGTGGGCGTGGGTCCTGTACCGGCGGCCCTACCACCCCAGGCCCAGGCGACCCAGTACTCCGGAACGCCCTACTCCACGCCCACTTTGGGATTGCTGCCCGtgccccagcagcagcagccctcGCACCCGCCTGTCGCCGTTCCTGTCCAGAGCACAACCACCCCGAACCACCAGTTCGCCCTCACCTCACCTGTGGACGGAAAAATGCCCGTGTACCCTGGACCATTGATGAGCAGCTGTGCGGAAGCAGCCTCCATGATGCCGCCAACGCCTCCAGTGCCTCTTCCCGTTCCAGTGCCAGTGGCGGCCAAAGATTCGCCCAACAAGCGGAACAGTGCCAGTGGCGGGAACTCGATCAAGAAGCAGTCGCACAAGTCGCCCCAAGTGCCGCCTGGCAAGTCGCCAGGAAAGTCGCCACGGCAGCCCCTGCAGCCGCCGACGCCACCGACTCCCGCGCCTGTGGTGAACCTGCCCCAGGTCAAGTACGACCCGCAAACGCACACGCTGCAGGGTAAGCCTCGGCAGCGCGCTCCTCGCGGCAGCGGAGCCTCCGGGTCGCAGGGCAGGGGTCGcggacgaggacgaggtcgGGGCCGGGGAGCCGGGGCTTCGAGCGGAATACCCATGACGTTGCCACCCCCCATGGCGGACTACGGAAGCAATACCCACATCGTGAACAACCTCGTTGGAACGCCGTTCGAGTTCAACAACTACGACGACGACATGGCTGGGCCGGGAGTGGAGAACCTGCAGTCTCTGAGGGACCGGCGAAGGAGCTTCGAGCTGAGAACGCCGCGCGGCCAAAACAAGGCAACGACCACGCCAAGCACAAATCCCCTCCTGCACCCGGTGCTACCGGGACCAGTGGACATGCGAACGTACAACCTCGGATTCGAGGCGCAGCTCAGCACGGCATCCCAGGAGGCCTACCAGAACAACCTGCTGGGCGCCTTCGACTCCGGCACGGCGGACCAAACGCTGAGCGAGTTCGACGAGGAGGACGAGCGCCAGTTCCAGTCAGCCCTGCGGGCCACGGGCACAGGCACCTCCCCGAGCAAGCAACCGGCCGTGCCGGTGGCTCCTGTCGTGCCTCCATCCGCGCCCAACCCGCAGCCCAACGCAGCGAATCTCTTGCTGCACTCCACGGAGGCGAACCAGATGGCGCCCAGCACCGTGACCACTTCGGCAGCCACGCACTTGGTGGAGGGCTCCCTGGTGGAGGCCTCAATGGAGGCGACTTCGGAGGAGGTGTCCATCGACTCGGACACGACGATACTCCAGAGCAAGGCGATGATCTCCGACGCGCGAAGCCAGCTGAAGCTGAAGATCAAGAGCCCGCTGGCCTACCCCGAGCACTACAACTCCATAACGAACAGCAGCACCCTCAGCCTGACCAGCACTCTGGTGCAGTCTTCCAACGCGGTCCAGGCTACCGTCTCCACCTCGACGGTGGTGAGCGCCTCCTCGGCGGTCAGCGGCAACTCACGGCGCATGCGAAAGAAGGAGCTCCTCAGCCTGTACGTGGTGCAGAAGGACAACCTGAACGACGACAGCTCCTGCGGCCTGCCAGCCGCCTCGGACAGTGTGCCGCTCGAGAACCTGCTGCGCAAATCGGAGGAGAAGGAGGAACTGGGCGGCATTGGAAATGCCTCAAAGCGGTCCAAGAAGAATTCGAGCAGCAGTCGGGAGCTGCGAGCCCTCGACGCCAACTCCCTGGCTGGACTAGGAGAGGACCAGCTGGGCACCATACCGGGAGCAGGAACATCTTCCGGCGACGGCCGGAGGCGCAGCGCTTGCAGCTCGGGCAGCAACAACGACAGCGGGAAGACGGGTGCGGCCAGCAGTGCAGGTAAGCGACGTGGACGGAGCAAGACACTCGAGAGCAGCGAGGACGACCACCAGCCGCAGAAGCTGAAGATCAAGATCCGGAACCTGGCAGCCAATGAACCTCCGGCTTCTTCCGGCACCGGCGAGGCTCAGGGCTACAGCTACGAGATGTCCCGGCTGACCTGTCCGCCCAAGAAGCGCCTTACAAGCAACTTCAGCACTCCGACGCTGGAGGAGATCAAGCGCGACTCGATGAACTATCGCAAGAAGGTGATGCAGGACTTCGACAAGGGAGAGGACACCAGCAAGAAGGAGGTCCTGGCCCTGGCCATCGGTGGGGATCCCCTGGTAATGCCCCAGCCGCCTACCAAACGTCCCAAGTCTTCCAAGcccaaaaaggacaaaaaggAGAAGAAGCGCCACAAACAACTGATCCTGAGCAGCAGTTCCACCATCGCCACCACCATGACCAGCACGCTGATCGAGAACACGGCCAACACCTCGCCGGGCGACAAGCCGAAGCTGATTCTCCGTTTCGGAAAACGAAAAACGGAGACCACGACCACAACAAAGATAGCTTCGGTGGACCAACCGCCGGCGGTGGAGGCGCCGCTCCGTCTCAAGATAGCCAGGAACTCCTCTGGCGGCGGTTACATCATCGGCGCCAAGCGGGAGGAGCCTCCGCCACCGGAGAGCGAGTCCCCGATGACCGAGCTGCCGATGGTGGCGCCCCTCGGGGAGACCTCTCCCTCGGAGAGGCTTATGCTCAACAGCTTCACGCCGCACTCCCAGAACGCGAACGCCTCGCCCGCCCTGCTGGGCAAGGACACTGGCACCCCCTCCCCGCCCTGCCTGGTGATTGACTCCAGCAAAAGCGCCGATGTCCAGGACTCTACTTCCCTGCCGGAGAGCGGAATGGGCTTGTCGGGCGGGATGGGTGTGCCGGTGTCCCTCGTGGGAGCCACCACGCCGCTGTGCGTCAATGTGGGCAACTATGAGAACAGCAATAACTCGCTGCCCTCGGCCAGTGGCACCGGATCGGCCTCCAGCAATTCCTGCAATAGCAACtcgaacaacaacaataacggTAGCGGAGGAGGCGCCACCAGCGAAGGAGGCAGCTTACTTCCATTGAAAAAAGACTGTGAGGTTAGATGA